In Arthrobacter sp. B3I9, the following are encoded in one genomic region:
- a CDS encoding NAD(P)-dependent oxidoreductase encodes MTAQYTVTVLGLGAMGLPMATRLATELTVHGFDIAEPRLALAEEAGIRTFSSAREAAEGADALLLAVRNGEQLDDVLFGENGVASVLKPGAVVILGSTVGTDAIPATVARLAEHSVSLVDAPLSGGPKRAGEGDLLIVVGAEPAALESARPVLELLASTLTVVGDKPGDGQALKTVNQLLCGIHIAAAAEAMALADALGLDQAKTLAALEAGAAGSFMLSNRGPRILEAYSEGGAEVLSRLDIFVKDMGIVGKATRAAGLATPVAAAAEQLYLLGQAQGLAAADDSAVIKVVAPTKRTA; translated from the coding sequence ATGACCGCACAGTACACAGTCACCGTCCTCGGCCTCGGCGCCATGGGCCTCCCCATGGCCACCCGCCTCGCCACCGAACTGACCGTCCACGGCTTCGACATCGCCGAACCGCGCCTCGCCCTCGCCGAAGAGGCCGGCATCCGCACCTTCTCCTCCGCGCGTGAGGCGGCCGAGGGCGCCGATGCCCTGCTGCTGGCGGTCCGCAACGGCGAGCAGCTGGACGATGTCCTCTTCGGCGAGAACGGCGTTGCCTCCGTGCTCAAGCCCGGCGCCGTCGTCATCCTCGGCAGCACCGTGGGCACCGACGCCATTCCCGCAACCGTTGCCCGGCTCGCCGAGCACAGCGTCTCCCTCGTCGATGCCCCCCTCTCCGGCGGCCCCAAGCGCGCCGGTGAAGGTGACCTGCTGATCGTCGTCGGGGCCGAGCCCGCCGCCCTCGAATCGGCCCGTCCGGTGCTGGAGCTCCTGGCGTCCACGCTGACGGTTGTCGGCGACAAGCCCGGAGACGGCCAGGCCCTCAAGACCGTGAACCAGCTGCTCTGCGGCATCCACATCGCCGCCGCCGCCGAGGCCATGGCGCTCGCCGACGCGCTCGGCCTCGACCAGGCCAAGACCCTCGCCGCCCTTGAGGCCGGCGCCGCCGGCTCGTTCATGCTCTCCAACCGCGGACCGCGCATCCTGGAGGCCTACTCCGAAGGCGGCGCCGAGGTCCTCAGCCGCCTCGACATCTTCGTCAAGGACATGGGCATCGTCGGCAAGGCCACCCGCGCCGCCGGCCTCGCCACTCCCGTGGCCGCCGCCGCCGAGCAGCTCTACCTCCTGGGCCAGGCCCAGGGCCTTGCCGCGGCGGATGACTCCGCGGTCATCAAGGTCGTGGCGCCCACCAAGCGCACCGCCTAA
- a CDS encoding GNAT family N-acetyltransferase, protein MTGNSAAIEDTFSPDVSTTRNDARHRYELHVGDKLAVEIRFVDKPGHVDFVHTDTAEQFRGHGLAKVLAHFALDDVVASGKRIIPNCPFMYRYLRKHDSYNQDVDWPEQPPPGA, encoded by the coding sequence ATGACGGGGAACTCGGCAGCCATCGAAGACACATTCAGCCCAGACGTTTCCACCACCCGTAACGATGCCCGGCATCGATACGAACTGCACGTCGGCGACAAGCTGGCAGTCGAGATCCGGTTCGTCGATAAACCCGGCCACGTGGACTTCGTCCACACCGACACCGCTGAACAGTTCCGGGGACACGGGCTTGCCAAGGTGCTGGCCCATTTCGCCTTGGATGATGTGGTGGCGTCGGGGAAGCGGATCATTCCGAACTGCCCGTTCATGTACCGCTACCTCCGCAAGCACGACTCCTACAACCAGGACGTCGACTGGCCCGAGCAGCCTCCGCCAGGGGCATGA
- a CDS encoding FUSC family protein — MKSLRAHLRTLHSLAPADKDHVSALRVAVSVAVPSSVLLAAGRPDLMIYAVFGALTGMYGRTEPHQLRLRHQGQAALLLVGGISVGVLLSVNQIQSWALVVTEALLAAAGSLFADKVGLKPNGPFFGILALGACASVPTTVSWHTAVLIGALSAAFSILVGFGGWLRGRAWDRGAARDVPPLRGIRRRRAWIHASRYLAAVGIAGAIGVASGSGHPHWAMAAAAVPLTGADMPSSVYRGVHRIVGTMLGLVVVALVLFPWAFSPLRAFPGHEAAVVAVLVMVLQFSTELFMTRHYGLAMVSFTPVILLMTQLAAPADPHLLVSERAAETLIGACTGIAVVVLIRRRTLPRTRP, encoded by the coding sequence TGGCCGTCAGCGTCGCCGTGCCGTCCTCCGTACTGCTGGCCGCAGGACGCCCGGACCTGATGATTTATGCGGTGTTCGGGGCACTGACCGGCATGTACGGCCGGACCGAACCCCATCAGCTCCGGCTCAGGCATCAGGGCCAGGCCGCGCTGCTGCTGGTGGGGGGTATCAGCGTGGGCGTGCTCCTCTCGGTCAACCAGATCCAGTCCTGGGCGCTCGTCGTCACCGAAGCCCTGCTGGCCGCGGCGGGCTCCCTCTTCGCGGACAAGGTGGGCCTCAAGCCCAACGGCCCGTTTTTCGGCATTCTGGCCCTGGGAGCCTGCGCGTCCGTTCCAACAACCGTCTCCTGGCACACTGCAGTCCTGATCGGCGCCCTGTCCGCGGCTTTTTCCATATTGGTCGGCTTCGGAGGCTGGCTGCGCGGCCGGGCCTGGGACCGCGGCGCGGCGCGCGATGTTCCGCCGCTGCGCGGAATCCGCCGCCGCAGGGCCTGGATCCACGCCAGCCGCTATCTGGCCGCGGTCGGGATCGCCGGAGCGATCGGGGTGGCCAGCGGAAGCGGCCACCCGCACTGGGCCATGGCCGCGGCGGCAGTCCCGCTGACGGGCGCGGACATGCCAAGCAGTGTCTACCGTGGCGTGCACCGGATCGTCGGCACGATGCTGGGCCTCGTCGTGGTTGCGCTGGTGCTGTTTCCGTGGGCCTTCTCGCCGCTCCGGGCGTTCCCGGGCCATGAGGCCGCCGTTGTGGCGGTCCTCGTGATGGTCCTGCAATTCTCTACCGAGCTCTTCATGACCCGGCACTACGGGCTGGCCATGGTTTCCTTCACGCCGGTGATCCTGCTGATGACCCAGCTGGCAGCGCCCGCCGACCCGCACCTCCTGGTCTCCGAGCGGGCGGCCGAGACCCTGATCGGTGCCTGCACGGGCATCGCGGTAGTAGTCCTCATCCGTCGCCGGACGCTCCCCCGGACGCGGCCGTAG
- a CDS encoding class II fructose-bisphosphate aldolase — protein MRTRLDDLVTTALQCGSAVPAFTCYDFTTALAVVGAAEEAGRGAILLVAPKTAASPNGPRLIAALRGLADGAGVPVAVQLDHAADPELIVAAVAAGVDSVLVDGSSLPYEDNIALVRGVRADLADKGRADVVLEAELGGLAGDEDRAFGADAAGHAPAAGLTDSGQVEDFVSRTGAQLLAVAVGNVHGKYQGEPRLRWDVLQDIAVRTRIPLVLHGASGIPASELVKAAAMNVGKVNFNTELRTGVLAVLEERISAERADGENLQALLAQWDRTARAFAVNALRTLSR, from the coding sequence ATGCGTACCCGGCTCGATGACCTTGTAACCACGGCCCTTCAGTGCGGCTCGGCCGTGCCAGCTTTCACCTGCTACGACTTCACCACGGCCCTCGCGGTGGTGGGCGCGGCCGAGGAGGCCGGCCGCGGAGCCATCCTGCTGGTGGCACCGAAAACGGCCGCCTCACCCAACGGCCCTCGGCTGATCGCGGCCCTCCGCGGGCTGGCGGACGGCGCCGGCGTGCCCGTCGCCGTCCAGCTCGATCACGCTGCCGATCCGGAGCTGATCGTGGCCGCCGTCGCCGCCGGGGTGGACTCGGTTCTGGTGGACGGATCGTCACTGCCGTACGAGGACAACATCGCCCTGGTAAGGGGAGTCCGTGCGGACCTCGCCGACAAGGGACGTGCCGACGTCGTGCTTGAAGCTGAGCTCGGCGGGCTCGCCGGTGACGAAGACCGCGCTTTCGGGGCCGATGCCGCCGGCCACGCGCCGGCAGCCGGTCTCACCGACTCCGGGCAGGTGGAGGACTTCGTCTCGCGGACCGGCGCGCAACTGCTGGCTGTGGCCGTCGGCAATGTCCACGGGAAGTACCAGGGGGAGCCCCGGCTCCGCTGGGACGTGCTGCAGGACATCGCCGTGCGGACCCGCATCCCGCTGGTGCTGCACGGCGCCTCCGGGATTCCGGCGAGCGAGCTGGTCAAGGCTGCCGCCATGAACGTCGGAAAGGTGAACTTCAACACCGAGCTCCGCACCGGCGTGCTGGCCGTGCTCGAGGAACGGATCTCCGCCGAGCGCGCCGACGGCGAGAATCTGCAGGCCCTGCTGGCCCAGTGGGACCGCACCGCCCGGGCCTTCGCTGTGAACGCCCTGCGTACACTGTCCCGCTGA
- a CDS encoding GntP family transporter, whose product MTPLIHSMAVSAADAPVIKPAVELGTPLLLTIAAVGIALLLVMIIRFKIQAFVALLTVSILVAVASMIPLKDVFTVVANGVGGTMGKVALLIALGAVLGRMIEVSGGVQSLAAHFTEKLGARRVAVALTAVGFLVAIPVFFEVGVIVLVPIVYAFAKIAKVHPVKFGLPMAGIMLSIHVAVPPHPGIVAGAGVFGADIGLITLISLLICIPLGFLSYWVASILNAKDYELLPGVKAQVEEFGSDSLVRVGHDGPGALAVAPPRPALIIFLIATPIVQILLGTLGTLTLPKDSAWYGLAAFVGNPFLALLVAVALSFFLLAVRRNWSLKETGEIFEGALPPIASILMVVAAGGVFGEVLRTSGIGAALSQTLDHLGLPVIVLGFVISLALRAAQGSATVAIVTATGLLTSAVMEGGYSPAQIAVIVIAIGFGALGLSHVTDAGFWTVVRYYGLTVSDGLRTWTVLTTVLGLAGFILTFGAWILVGGLSA is encoded by the coding sequence ATGACCCCCCTGATTCATTCCATGGCGGTAAGCGCCGCAGACGCTCCCGTCATCAAACCCGCAGTGGAGCTGGGCACTCCGTTGCTGCTCACGATCGCAGCAGTCGGCATCGCCCTCCTGCTCGTGATGATCATCCGCTTCAAGATCCAGGCCTTCGTGGCCCTGCTGACCGTCAGCATCCTCGTGGCCGTGGCCTCCATGATCCCGCTCAAGGACGTGTTCACCGTGGTGGCCAACGGCGTGGGCGGAACCATGGGCAAGGTTGCCCTGCTGATCGCGCTGGGCGCGGTCCTTGGCAGGATGATCGAGGTCTCCGGGGGCGTCCAGTCTCTCGCGGCGCACTTCACCGAAAAGCTCGGCGCCCGGCGGGTGGCCGTGGCCCTCACCGCCGTCGGCTTCCTCGTGGCCATCCCGGTGTTCTTCGAGGTGGGCGTCATCGTACTCGTGCCGATCGTCTACGCTTTCGCGAAGATCGCCAAGGTCCACCCGGTCAAGTTCGGCCTTCCCATGGCGGGTATCATGCTGTCCATCCACGTAGCCGTCCCGCCGCACCCCGGCATCGTGGCCGGAGCCGGTGTGTTCGGCGCCGACATCGGCCTCATCACCTTGATCTCGCTGCTGATCTGCATCCCGCTGGGCTTCCTGTCCTACTGGGTGGCCAGCATCCTGAACGCCAAGGACTACGAGCTCCTCCCCGGCGTGAAAGCCCAAGTGGAAGAATTCGGTTCAGACTCCCTGGTGCGCGTCGGCCATGACGGTCCGGGGGCCCTTGCCGTCGCCCCGCCGCGTCCTGCCCTGATCATCTTCCTCATCGCCACGCCGATCGTGCAGATCCTCCTTGGCACCCTGGGTACGCTCACCCTTCCCAAGGACAGTGCCTGGTACGGCCTGGCGGCATTCGTCGGCAACCCGTTCCTGGCCCTTCTGGTGGCCGTGGCGCTCTCCTTCTTCCTGCTGGCCGTGCGCCGCAATTGGTCCCTCAAGGAAACCGGCGAGATTTTCGAAGGAGCGCTGCCTCCCATCGCCTCCATCCTCATGGTCGTTGCCGCCGGCGGTGTCTTCGGCGAGGTCCTGCGGACGTCCGGCATCGGTGCAGCCCTGTCCCAGACGCTGGACCACCTCGGCCTGCCCGTCATCGTCCTGGGCTTCGTCATTTCCCTGGCACTCCGCGCGGCGCAGGGCTCTGCCACTGTCGCCATCGTCACCGCCACCGGCCTGCTGACTTCCGCCGTCATGGAGGGCGGCTACTCACCCGCCCAGATCGCCGTGATCGTGATCGCCATCGGCTTCGGCGCCCTGGGCCTGTCCCACGTGACCGACGCCGGATTCTGGACTGTTGTGCGCTATTACGGGCTGACCGTCTCCGACGGCCTGAGGACCTGGACGGTGCTGACCACTGTCTTGGGCCTGGCCGGTTTCATCCTGACATTCGGTGCCTGGATCCTGGTGGGAGGCTTGAGCGCCTGA
- a CDS encoding SDR family oxidoreductase produces MTPADRKHSETTALVTGATAGIGAEFARQLAEQGYDVIMVARDTARLQAKAEELERRYRVRAEVLAADLADDAGVAAVVARLSDPARPVDILVNNAGMGLLRSFAENDIADEKRHLKLHVESAMELTHAALQGMLVRQSGRIINVASVAAFLPRETYSAAKAWLVSFSRWANLAYARRGIRVTAVCPGFTRTEFHDRMGMDTTVAPRWMWLQPERVVREGLADNARGKAVSIPAKRYKVLAAAARILPSRLVAGPPRRPV; encoded by the coding sequence ATGACTCCTGCCGACCGGAAACATTCTGAGACCACGGCCCTGGTCACCGGGGCCACCGCGGGCATCGGGGCGGAATTCGCCCGTCAGCTCGCTGAGCAGGGGTACGACGTGATTATGGTTGCGCGCGATACTGCCCGGCTGCAGGCCAAGGCGGAGGAACTGGAGCGGCGCTACCGCGTCCGCGCCGAGGTGCTGGCCGCCGACCTGGCGGACGACGCCGGTGTGGCCGCCGTCGTCGCCCGGCTTTCAGACCCCGCGCGGCCGGTGGACATCCTGGTCAACAACGCGGGGATGGGCTTGCTGCGCTCCTTCGCCGAGAACGACATTGCCGATGAGAAACGGCACCTCAAGCTGCACGTTGAATCTGCGATGGAGCTGACCCACGCCGCTTTGCAGGGAATGCTCGTGCGGCAGTCAGGCCGCATCATCAACGTGGCGAGCGTGGCGGCGTTCCTGCCCCGGGAGACATACTCGGCGGCCAAGGCGTGGCTGGTGAGCTTCTCCCGGTGGGCCAACCTTGCCTATGCCAGGCGCGGGATCAGGGTCACCGCGGTGTGCCCCGGGTTTACCCGCACCGAATTCCACGACCGGATGGGGATGGACACGACCGTAGCCCCGCGCTGGATGTGGCTGCAGCCGGAGCGCGTCGTCCGTGAAGGCCTAGCTGACAATGCACGCGGCAAGGCTGTCTCGATTCCGGCCAAGCGGTACAAAGTGCTCGCCGCAGCCGCCCGCATTCTGCCTTCCCGGCTGGTTGCCGGTCCGCCCCGGCGGCCCGTGTAG